The following are from one region of the Abiotrophia defectiva ATCC 49176 genome:
- the rpsU gene encoding 30S ribosomal protein S21: MSKTVVRENESLDDALRRFKRNVSKTGTLREARKREFYEKPSVRRKKKSEAARKRKF, from the coding sequence ATGTCTAAAACAGTCGTTCGTGAAAACGAATCTCTAGATGACGCTCTTCGTCGCTTTAAGCGTAACGTTTCTAAAACAGGTACTTTAAGAGAGGCACGTAAACGTGAGTTTTACGAAAAACCATCTGTACGTCGTAAGAAGAAATCAGAAGCAGCTCGTAAACGTAAGTTTTAA